CGGACGCGATAGAGGCCCCTCTAGGATTATTCTCCCTGACGTAGGCCCAGTATGAAGCCTGAAGGAAAACAGGCGGGTTGTCGTTCGTGTCTGCTACGTTCAGCGAGAGGTGAGTTTCGGTTGTCAGTGGCGGATTTCCCCTGTCAGTGGCGGTCACCGTGATGTTGTAACTAGGAACCTGTTCTCGGTCTAGGACTGCGTCTGTGACTAAACTATAGTAGTTTCCATAAGATTTTTCTAACTTAAAGGGCAGATTCTCTTGGATGGAACAGACTACCTGTCCATTTCCCCCAGAATCTTGgtcatttacatttaaaaggGCTATTAATGTCCCTCGGGGAGAGTTTTCTGGGACAGAGCTGGTGAGGGACGTGATGGTTACTTCAGGGGCATTGTCGTTCACGTCCAGAACTGTGACCAGGACCTTGGCCCGTGCAGAATATCCCGCGCTATCTGTTGCTTGCACTTCCATCTCATAGATCCCCGATTCTTCGTGATTCAGCTCCCCTATTGTTGATATTGTCCCTAAATTACTGTCTAGCTTGAAAACTTTCGCTGCCTTGTCGTCCACATACCGGAAGGAATAGATCACTTCTGCATTGGCGCCTTCGTCCCGGTCGGTGGCGTTGACCACCAGCAGCTGAGTGCCCACAGCCACGTTCTCCCGCACACTCACGCGGTACTCGGACCGAGCAAACGCAGGCGCGTTGTCGTTCACATCCACAACCACCACGCGGATGCGCGCCGTGCCGGAGCGAACCGGGTCTCCCGCGTCGGAAGCGGTGAGGACGAGGAGGTGAGCGGCCTTTTCCTCCCGGTCCAGCGAGCTCTCCAGCACCAATTCTGGGTACTTGTTACCATCAGCTCCGTTCTGCACCTCGAGCGAGAAGTGAGCATTCGGGCTGAGCTTGTAGCTCTGAAGAGAGTTCTTCCCAATATCTGGATCCCAAGCGTGGGGAAGAGGGAACCGAGTCCCAGCGGCGGCgttttcactcatttttatttctaattcacTTTCACGGAAGTAGGGAGCGTGGTCGTTAATGTCCCTTACTTCTACTTCTACTCCGTATATTTTCCCTACATCTTCCATCAGAATCTCCAGATTTAACTGACACTTGACGGACCCCATACACAGCTCCTCCCGGTCTATCCTGCCCGCGGTGACCAAGCTGCCGCTTCGAGGGTTTAGAGCAAAAAGTTGAGCCCTACCTCTGGAGACGATGCGGACCCCTCGCTCGGCCAGCTCGCGGGGCTCCAGCCCCAGATCCTTGGAGATGTTGCCCACCCTAGATCCTTTCTCCAGCTCCTCGGGAACCGAATAGCGTATCTGGGTGGATCCAGCTTCCCACAGCATCCCGAGGAAGACTCCCAGGAAGACCAACCCTTGGCAGTCCTCGGGCGGTTGCATGAGGATCATTGCCAACTGAGAATTATGCCCAGTTCTGTCCCTGACCACTTAAACCAGAATCTGCTTTTGAAGCCCTGGAGCACGACAGTTAGGAGGTGGGTCTAGCTCCTCCAGGCCAGTTTGCTCCTAGAGGTGTTTTGTCTCAATCTATCCGCATTGTGCTTTAGGCGCATGCAAAGCGAGCATGGCTTCCCTGCTTTTTCTTCCCCGTGGATGAACAGCGGCGCTCAGAGTCCGAACCAATTACTGCACAGTCGTGAACTCCGGGAGAGGAATTTTGGGCTGTGAACCTTAAATAGCTCCACCTACTGTTCTTCAAATAGAGATGGAAACAGAAGACTCAACAGTATTGGGCAGTTCAGTGAGCATTTTGGTTCCCTATTTTTTCCCCCACAAATCCACTTCCTTGAATTATTTTCAGTAGCtgtttgtggttttctatatttttcagtAAGGCAAAAATTTTAATAGATTTCTTGAAAATTTCTAAAGGGAAGAACTACTGTAACAAGTTGgaatttaataatgaaaaaacaaaatttcacaATCATATGGAAACCAAACATGAGAACTGTTACAGTGAACATTATTAGATTCATATGTGGCAGTTAATTAAGCAATGAAGGTCATTAACACCTTTAGAGTAAGTGGAAAGATTCCAACCTGCATTAACTTGAACTGGAGATAGTACCAGACAATCATACAGATGTATTGTCTTGCAAAAAGGACATTTGATATTGAGAAAGACTTAGTGAAAGAAAATTAGTAATCTGAAGAATACTATAAACTTTTCTTCTCCTGGGTAATTTTAATAACTGAGAACTACTAGTCATATATTCAGAGGCACATCAAAATGTAGAAAAGATTCTAGGAGATGATTGCCTGTACATATTTCATGTAACTAGAAAT
This DNA window, taken from Arvicanthis niloticus isolate mArvNil1 chromosome 14, mArvNil1.pat.X, whole genome shotgun sequence, encodes the following:
- the LOC117719689 gene encoding protocadherin gamma-A12 isoform X7 → MILMQPPEDCQGLVFLGVFLGMLWEAGSTQIRYSVPEELEKGSRVGNISKDLGLEPRELAERGVRIVSRGRAQLFALNPRSGSLVTAGRIDREELCMGSVKCQLNLEILMEDVGKIYGVEVEVRDINDHAPYFRESELEIKMSENAAAGTRFPLPHAWDPDIGKNSLQSYKLSPNAHFSLEVQNGADGNKYPELVLESSLDREEKAAHLLVLTASDAGDPVRSGTARIRVVVVDVNDNAPAFARSEYRVSVRENVAVGTQLLVVNATDRDEGANAEVIYSFRYVDDKAAKVFKLDSNLGTISTIGELNHEESGIYEMEVQATDSAGYSARAKVLVTVLDVNDNAPEVTITSLTSSVPENSPRGTLIALLNVNDQDSGGNGQVVCSIQENLPFKLEKSYGNYYSLVTDAVLDREQVPSYNITVTATDRGNPPLTTETHLSLNVADTNDNPPVFLQASYWAYVRENNPRGASIASVTAHDPDSDKNAQITYSLAEDTYQGVPLSSYVSINSDTGVLYALHSFDYEQFPDLQLQVMARDSGDPPLSSNVSLSLFVLDQNDNAPEILYPTLPTDGSTGVELAPRSAEPGYLVTKVVAVDRDSGQNAWLSYRLLKASEPGLFSVGLHTGEVSTARALMDRDALKQNLVVAVQDHGQPPLSATVTLTVAIADSIPDVLADLDILESPSTSETSGLTLYLVVAVAAVSTVFLVFVLVLLALRLRRWHSLRLLQAEGPGLADVAASHFMGVDGVQAFLQTYSHEVSLTAGSRKSHLIFPQPNYADTLISQESCEKTEPLLPSGDSVFSKDNHELIQQAPPNTDWRFSQAQRPGTSGSQNGDETGTWPNNQFDTEMLQAMILASASEAADGSSTLGGGAGTMGLSARYGPQFTLQHVPDYRQNVYIPGSNATLTNAAGKRDGKAPAGGNGNKKKSGKKEKK